The segment CCCCGAGACGTGAGGGCCCGCGCAGTCCGCGGTGACGGGGAGGGGCATGCCATGTTTACAGGATTGATCCAAAGCCGCGGCACGGTCGTGCAGCGCGTCGCGCGCGCGACCGGGGCCAGGCTGACCATTGATGCGCCGGAGTGGGCCGTTAATGGCTGGGTGCTCGGTGAGAGCATTGCCGTAAACGGTGTGTGCCTTACCCTCGTGGAGGGTTCGGCATCGGGTTTCTGTGCCGACCTGTCCGCGGAGACCCTGGCGCGTACGGCCCTGTCGTCCCTGCGGCCGGGGCATGCGCTCAACCTTGAGCGCGCCTTGAAGGTGGGGGAGTCGCTGGGCGGACATCTGGTCACGGGGCATGTCGACGGGGTGGCCACGGTCCTACGGCTCGAGCGCGACGGGGATGGGCGGAGATTGGCACTCGAGATCCCGCAGGCCCTGACGCGCTACGTGGCACGCAAAGGGTCGTTATGCGTGGATGGCGTGAGCCTCACGGTCAATGCCATAGAGGGCACCGTTGCGCATTTTGCTATCGTACCCCATACGCTTTCGGCCACGACGCTAGGTGGGCTCGTCCCGGACGCGCCGGTGAATATCGAGGTGGATCTGATCGCTCGCTATCTGGAGCGTCTGCTGCCGGAGTTCATGGGGCGACCGTGAATCGGGTCCTGGCACGCGCGATCAGCGTCGGTGACCCCTGTCCCCAGCGGGCATAAAGCAGACTCACGACCTCATAACGCCCGGGTGGTGCCTGTCTTGGGATCGGCAGCGTCACGCGCGCCTCATAGACGCCACTGCCTGTGATCTCATGGCCTATGAAGGCGCGGTGATTGGCGACCAGCCGGCCATGTGTATAGAAATCACGGATCTCGACGATATGCAGGGGGCCTGTGCCGCGCCGCAGCGCCAGCTCCTTGGTCAGGACCAGCGAGCCGCAGGGTCGGCCGCGTCGTGGGCGCACCAAGAGGCGATAATGCAAGACTTGAATCTCCCCCGGGGCCAACATGCCCAAAATATGGGTCCGTGCGTAGGCCGTGGACCACGCCGTGCCTACCCGGCAGCCCGCAGCCGAGGTCCGGTGGGGATGCGCGGGGAGCGGAACGCAGCCGACCGCTACCAGGACGAGGCTAACCGCCCCAAGCGTGCGCCAATGCGGCATAGGCTCCCGGGCGTATGACAGTCTTGGGGTGGGCGGTACCAGGGCGTGCCGGGGTGGTAGCCGGCCTCGCCGCGGGGCTTATCGTCGAGCGAGGCCTAGCACCTTTGGGCATCACGCCATGGGCCATACGCACGACCGTATGGGCCATGTGCGCGACCGGCTGCAGGGCCGCCTGGCGATGGGGCCATCCGAGCTTGACCCCGAGCAGTACCAGGGCCACGACGAGCGCGACCGCAAGCCCCAGGCGTTTGCGCCCGGCCAGTGGCCGTCCCCAACCGGGCCGTTCGTGGAAGGCCGGCAGCATCGGGTTGATCGACGGCTCGTCGAAGAGGTCGGAGAGTTCGGCGGCCGACAGGGCGGCGGCGAATGCGCCGGTGGTCGGCGCCGCGGGGGCCATGCGGCCGTCGGCCGGCTGATCGGGTGGTGGCGCGGGTTCCCGGGGCCCCGTGTCCACGGCGGCTGTATCGGTGTCATCCGACCGGTGGGCAGCGGCCACCGCCAGGCGTAGGGCGCGGGCGGTGGGGTAGCGTCCCAGGAGCGCCCCGCGCACGACGTCTGTCAAAGTCCCGGCCTCGGCCCCGAGGAGTTCCTGCATGAGGCGGCCTGCGGCGCGCACATCGTCAGCCGGGGTGGGCGGGGACTCGCCGAGGCTCGTCTGCCGGAAATCCAGGAGCTTGATACGCTGGTCGGTGGTGAGAAAGATGTTGTCGGCGCGGATCGCTCCGTGGGCGAGCCCTTGACCATGAACCGCCTCGAGTGCGCTCAAGACCTCCTGTATCCATTGTGCCACACGATCCTCGGCCAGCGTCCCGACGCGCTCACGGCGGGCCTTCAGGGTCTCGCCGACCAGGTATTCGAGGATCAGGACCGAGGGCTCGGACCACAGGCCGTGCAGGGTGACGATATGGGGATGGCCAAAGCGCGCGAGCACCCGCCCCTCGGCGATCACCGAGATGGCGCCGCGGGGGGCGGTCTTCAAGGCTACGGGCCGGTCCAGACTCAAGTCCTGGGCCATGTAGACTACACTGCGCGGCCCGCAAGACAGGGTGCTCAACACCAGATAGGGACCCAGGGTCCGCCCGGGCTCAATCAGTGAGGCGCGTGGTTCATTGCGGCCGGTTCTATGCGGTTCCATCGACTTCCATCCCCCGGTCAGTCATAATTCGGGCCCGGTCAGCTCGTCGGTTGCAGTGTCACGTTCATGCCTATAAGCCCTATCTCCGAGATCATAGACGAACTCAAGGCCGGCCGCATGGTGGTCATCATGGACGACGCCGACCGTGAAAACGAAGGCGACCTTCTGATGGCCGCCGAAGCGGTCACGCCCGAGGCCATCAATTTCATGGTACGCCACGGGCGCGGTCTCGTCTGTCTGACCTTAACCCCAGAGCGCTGCCAAAGGCTGGGGCTCGAGCCCATGGTCAAGGAGAATGGTTCGCGTTATGCGACACACTTCACCGCCTCCATAGAGGCCGCCGAGGGCGTGACCACCGGCATCTCCGCTGCCGACCGGGCCGCCACCATTCGCGCCGCCATCGCCCCGCAGGCCAAGGCGCGCGATCTCGTGAGCCCCGGCCATATATTTCCGATCATGGCCCGACGCGGCGGCGTCCTGGCGCGCGCCGGCCATACCGAGGCCGGTGTCGATCTGGCCCGTTTCGCGGGCTTCGAGCCGGCCGCGGTCATCTGTGAGATCCTGAAGGATGATGGCGAAATGGCCCGTCAGCCGGATCTCGAGCGCTTCGCGGCCGAGCACCACCTGAAAATCGGCACGATCGCTGACCTCATTCATTATCGCCTACAGCATCATTCCAGCGTACACCGCCTGGATGAGCGGTTGATCGAGACCGTCCACGGGTCGTTCCGGCAGGTGGCCTACCACGATGACATCGAGGACCGCGTCCATCTGGCGCTCGTATGTGGCGAGATCGATGCCCAGCCGCTGCCGGTACGCGTGCACGTCCAGGAGAGCCTCCTGGATCTCGTGAGCGATGTCCATGCACCGTCGTGGACGCTTGCCGGCGCCTTGCGTCATGTCGCGGCCGCCGGGCGTGGGGTGGTGGTGTTGCTGGATCAGCCGGCGCCCACGGCGTCGACACTGGCGCGCCTCAAGAGTCCGATCCCGGAACCGGTGGCCCCCCTCGGCGCGGGGCGTGAGATCATGCGCACCGTGGGTCTTGGGAGCCAGATCCTGCTGGATCTCGGGGTGCGCAAGATGCAGGTCCTGGGGCACCCGCGCAAGACGCCGGGTCTCGCCGGGTTTCATTTGGAGGTCGTGGAATACGTGACACCCAGGGGGAAGGAATGAGTAGCGAGCGCGTGATCGATGGATCGTTGGTGGCGGGGGAGGCGCGCTTTGGCATCGTCCTGGCGCGTTTCAATGCCTTCGTGGGCGAACGCCTTCTAGAGGGGGCGCTCGATACCCTGCGCCGCCACGGGGCGGCGCCCGAGTCCATTACCGTGGTGCGCGTACCTGGGGCCTTTGAATTGCCGCTAGCCGCCCAAGCGATGGCGGAGGCGGGTGTCTACGAGGGCCTCGTGGCGCTGGGCGCGGTCATCCGCGGCGCGACGCCCCACTTTGATTTCGTGGCCGGGGAATGCGTGAAAGGGCTCGCGCAGGTCGGCCTTAAGACCGGCGTCCCGGTGGCCTTGGGCGTACTGACCACCGATACCGTCGCCCAGGCCATAGACCGGTCGGGGGCCAAGGCCGGCAACAAGGGGGCCGAGGCCGCCCTGTCGATCCTGGAGATGGTCGACGTCCTGCGCCGCCTGCGACACTCATGAGCGGGGCGCGCTCGCGCGCCCGCGGGCAGGCACTGCAGGCCTTGTATCAGTGGCAGCTGACCGCCCAGCCCCCCATGACATAGGCCGGCTATTTCTACGCGATCCGGAGAGTACCGGTGGCGTCGACGAGGCCTATTTCGCAGAACTGATCCGCGAGGTACCGGTGCATGTGGAGGAGCTCGATGGTTTGCTGAGCGCGCACCTCGATCGCGCCATTGCCGAGGTCGACCCGGTCGAGCGCGCCATCCTGCGCATCGGTGCCTATGAGTTGTGTTATCGTCTCGAGATCGGCCCGCGGATCGTATTGAACGAAGCGGTGGAGCTTGCCAAGCGTTACGGGGGTGAGGCCGGCCACAAGTTCGTGAACGCCGTGCTCGACGGCGTGGCCAAAGTCGTGCGCGCCCCCGGGGGGCGCCGTTGAGTGGATGAATTCGATCTCATAGAAGAGTTCTTTACGCGCCCGGCGCGGCACGCGGAGGTGGTCCTCGGGGTCGGCGATGATGCCGCCCTGTTGACCCTGGCCGGGGCCGCGAACACGCTTGCCGTGACCACCGACACCCTGATAGAGGGCGTGCATTTTCTGCCGTCGGCCCCGGGTTTTGATGTCGGCTACAAGGCGCTCGCGGTGAATGTGAGTGATCTTGCGGCCATGGGCGCGTGCCCCTTGGCGTTTCTTTTGAGTCTGACCTTGCCTGCGGTCGATCGCAGGTGGCTTGCCGGTTTTCGTGACGGCCTCTTTGCGCTCGCCGATGCCGTGGGTCTCGACTTGATCGGTGGCGACACCGTACGCGGACCGCTTGCGGTGACCATCACTGCGCTTGGTACCGTGGCGCCGGGGACAGCGCTACGCCGCGATGGGGCGCGACCGGGCGATCGCGTCTACGTCTCGGGCCTGTTAGGGGAGGCGGCGCTCGGCTTTTTCCTGCGTGCCGGACGCCTGTCCTTGCCGCCCGAGTTCCAGGAGTCGGTGCTGGCCCGGCTCGACCGTCCGTGGCCGCGGATCCATGAGGGGCAGGCGCTGATCGGTATCGCCTCGGCGGCCATCGACATCTCTGACGGGCTGGTTGCCGATCTCGGCCATATCCTGAAGGCGAGCGGCGTGGGCGCGAGGCTGGATCTGCGCCGGCTGCCCCTGTCCGATGCCTACGACGCGGCGTTCCCGACCTTGGGCTACGATCCCGCGCTGGTCTTCGGAGATGATTACGAGCTCTGTTTTACGGTACCGCCCGAGCGCGTGCCGGCCTTGGCGGGGGTCGCATCACGCCTGATGTGCGGCCTGCATTACATCGGCGATATCGTCGCCGGCGCGGGGCTTACCCTGCACGATGGTCAGGGCGCCTATACGCCGGCGCGCGCCGGCTACAACCATTTCGATGATGCGGGATCGCTTTAGTGTGTGGTGGGCGACCGGCCTCGGGGTAGGTTGGTCGCCCCGTGCCCCGGGCACCATGGGCTCGCTGGTGGCGCTCGCGCTGTGGTGGCCGGCCGGGTCCTGGGGGCTTCGACTCTATGCCGTATTGCTCGCCGCCGCGATCATTATCGGTGTGCCGGTCACGGCGCGCGCGGCCCGGGTCCTCGGGCGGCAGGACCCGCCGATGGTGGTTTGGGATGAGGTCGCGGGGATGGGTGTGGCCCTGTTTGCGGTTCCGCACCAAGTCCTTTGGTTTGCGGTGGCCTTTGGCCTGTTCCGGCTGTTTGATATCGTAAAGCCGTTTCCGATCGCGCGCCTCGAGGCCTTGCCGGGCGGCTATGGCATCATGTTTGACGATGTATGGGCCGGCCTCTATGCCGCGCTCCTGGTCCACGGAGGCCTATGGATGGCAAGCGGCACGCCCTGATCCGGACCCTGGCGGCCGCGGTCGGCGCGCGATTGGCGGCTGCAGGACAGACGGTAACCGTCGCCGAGTCCTGCACCGGCGGCCTGTTGGCCGCGGCCCTGACCGATGTCCCTGGCAGTTCGGCCTGGTTTGGTTATGGGTTCGTGACTTACGCACCCGAGGCCAAGCACAGGCTGCTGGGAGTCGCCTGGGAGCGCCTGGATGGGAACACCATCGTCAGCGAGGCCACGGCCCTGTCGATGGCGCGCGGGGCGCTTGCGGTGAGCGGTGCCGATATCGCGATCGGCGTTACCGGGATTGCCGGGCCCACGGGCGGGACCCCGGAGTGCCCGGTGGGCACGGTGGCGATCGGTTGGGCCGCAGACGGCTGGGAACACGCCGCGACCCATCGTTTCACCGGGGACCGTTCGGCGGTGCGCGCGCAGGCAGTGGTGGCGGCCCTGGATGGCCTTCAGGGTCGGCTGGGGCCCGCTTTTCCTGGCTAGGTCCCAAACAATGCTTTATGAGATAATCGCCCTCTTGCGCGATTCGCGGGGGTAATGGAATGGATGTCAACAAGGGCAAGGCCTTGAGCGCCGCTCTCGGTCAGATCGAAAAGCAGTTCGGGAAGGGGTCGGTCATGCGGCTCGGCGATGCCGGCGAGGTATCGGCGGTCGCGGCCGTGCCTACCGGATCACTGGGGCTCGATATGGCGCTCGGCATCGGCGGCCTGCCGCGGGGCCGGGTGGTCGAAATCTACGGCCCGGAGTCGTCGGGCAAGACCACCTTGACCTTGCATGTCGTGGCGCAGGCCCAAAAGGCCGGGGGTACGGCGGCGTTCATCGATGCCGAGCACGCCCTCGACCCGGCCTATGCCAAGCGTCTAGGGGTGAATGTCGATGATCTCTTGGTGTCGCAGCCGGATTCGGGCGAGCAGGCGCTCGAGATCACCGATATGCTGGTGCGCTCCGGCGGAGTGGATGTAGTGGTCGTCGACTCGGTGGCGGCGTTGACGCCCAAGGCCGAGATCGAGGGCGAGATGGGTGACTCGCATGTCGGGTTGCAGGCGCGACTCATGTCGCAGGCCTTGCGCAAGCTCACGGGTAATATCAAGCGCTCGAACACGCTCGTGATCTTCATCAACCAGATCCGCATGAAGATCGGGGTGATGTTTGGCAACCCCGAGACCACGACCGGGGGTAACGCCCTCAAGTTCTATGCCTCGGTCCGTCTGGACATCCGTCGCATCGGCACCATAAAGCGTGGCGAAGAGGTGATAGGTAGCCAGACGCGCGTCAAGGTCGTGAAGAACAAGATCGCCCCGCCCTTCCGGCAATGCGAGTTCGATATCCTCTACGATCAAGGCGTGTCGAAGGAGGGTGAACTGATCGAGTTGGGGGTGGCCTCGAATCTGGTGGAGAAGTCCGGGGCCTGGTACTCGTATGGAGGCGAGCGCATAGGCCAGGGCAAGGACAATGCGCGTCAGTATCTGCGCGACAACCCGACCATTGCCGCGGATCTGGAGGCGAAGCTCCGGGCATCGTTCATGACCAAACCCGCGGGGACATCGGGCGATGACCTGGTGCCTGATGGCGGGGATGATGTGTGAATGCAGGGCGTGAGCCTGCGAGTCGCTATGGCCTGGCGCTGCTTGCGCGGCGCGATTATAGCCGGCAGGAATTGATCGAGCGCCTGTGTCGACGGGGTTATAGCGCCGCCGAGGCGGCAGACGCCGCCGCCGAGCTCGCCGCCAGCCGGGCGCTTTCCGATGAACGCTACGCGGCCGAACGGGTCCGCGGGCGCGTCGCCCAGGGGATGGGGCCTGTGCGTATCGTGGTGGAGTTGAGAGCCAAGGGGGTGTCGGCCGAGATCATAGCCGCGGCACTCGCCCCGGAAGAGGGGGCATGGGCCGCGCGGGCGGCGGCTGCGCGCACCAAGCGCTTTGGGATGGCGATCCCGGAGGATCGCCGCGAGCGCGCGCGCCAGGCGCGTTTCCTGCAGGCGCGAGGCTTTCGCCACGAAGATATTATTTTTGCGGTGGATGCGCAGCAAGACTGACCCGATAACGACAACCGAGCACACCATAGCACACCATGAAGAGCACCGAGATCCGTAATCGTTTCTTGCAGTTTTTTGCGCGTCACGGCCACGAGGTGGTGGCGAGCAGCCCGCTCGTGCCGGCTAACGACCAGAGCCTGCTCTTTACCAATGCCGGCATGGTGCAGTTCAAGGATGTGTTTCTTGGGCGCGACCGGCGTCCCTACACGCGTGCCGCCAGCGCCCAGCGTTGCCTGCGCGCCGGCGGCAAGCATAATGACCTGGAGAATGTGGGTTATACCGCGCGCCATCATACGTTCTTCGAGATGCTGGGGAATTTCAGCTTCGGAGATTATTTCAAGCGCGATGCCATCCGCTACGCCTGGGAGTTCCTGACCGGCGAGATGGGCCTGCCGGCGGATCGGTTGTGGGTGACGGTGTTCGAGGGTGACGATGAGGCTGCGCGTATCTGGTTAGACGAGATCGGAGTGGATGCGGCGCGTTTTAGCCGCATCGGCGAGGCCGACAATTTCTGGTCCATGGGCGACACCGGTCCGTGCGGGCCATGTTCGGAGATCTTTTACGATCATGGCCCGGGGATTGCGGGAGGGCCGCCCGGCAGCCCCGAGGCCGATGGCGACCGGTATGTCGAGATCTGGAACCTCGTC is part of the Acidiferrobacter thiooxydans genome and harbors:
- a CDS encoding riboflavin synthase, encoding MFTGLIQSRGTVVQRVARATGARLTIDAPEWAVNGWVLGESIAVNGVCLTLVEGSASGFCADLSAETLARTALSSLRPGHALNLERALKVGESLGGHLVTGHVDGVATVLRLERDGDGRRLALEIPQALTRYVARKGSLCVDGVSLTVNAIEGTVAHFAIVPHTLSATTLGGLVPDAPVNIEVDLIARYLERLLPEFMGRP
- a CDS encoding protein kinase domain-containing protein, translated to MEPHRTGRNEPRASLIEPGRTLGPYLVLSTLSCGPRSVVYMAQDLSLDRPVALKTAPRGAISVIAEGRVLARFGHPHIVTLHGLWSEPSVLILEYLVGETLKARRERVGTLAEDRVAQWIQEVLSALEAVHGQGLAHGAIRADNIFLTTDQRIKLLDFRQTSLGESPPTPADDVRAAGRLMQELLGAEAGTLTDVVRGALLGRYPTARALRLAVAAAHRSDDTDTAAVDTGPREPAPPPDQPADGRMAPAAPTTGAFAAALSAAELSDLFDEPSINPMLPAFHERPGWGRPLAGRKRLGLAVALVVALVLLGVKLGWPHRQAALQPVAHMAHTVVRMAHGVMPKGARPRSTISPAARPATTPARPGTAHPKTVIRPGAYAALAHAWGG
- the ribBA gene encoding bifunctional 3,4-dihydroxy-2-butanone-4-phosphate synthase/GTP cyclohydrolase II, yielding MPISPISEIIDELKAGRMVVIMDDADRENEGDLLMAAEAVTPEAINFMVRHGRGLVCLTLTPERCQRLGLEPMVKENGSRYATHFTASIEAAEGVTTGISAADRAATIRAAIAPQAKARDLVSPGHIFPIMARRGGVLARAGHTEAGVDLARFAGFEPAAVICEILKDDGEMARQPDLERFAAEHHLKIGTIADLIHYRLQHHSSVHRLDERLIETVHGSFRQVAYHDDIEDRVHLALVCGEIDAQPLPVRVHVQESLLDLVSDVHAPSWTLAGALRHVAAAGRGVVVLLDQPAPTASTLARLKSPIPEPVAPLGAGREIMRTVGLGSQILLDLGVRKMQVLGHPRKTPGLAGFHLEVVEYVTPRGKE
- the ribE gene encoding 6,7-dimethyl-8-ribityllumazine synthase, producing the protein MSSERVIDGSLVAGEARFGIVLARFNAFVGERLLEGALDTLRRHGAAPESITVVRVPGAFELPLAAQAMAEAGVYEGLVALGAVIRGATPHFDFVAGECVKGLAQVGLKTGVPVALGVLTTDTVAQAIDRSGAKAGNKGAEAALSILEMVDVLRRLRHS
- the nusB gene encoding transcription antitermination factor NusB; amino-acid sequence: MAADRPAPHDIGRLFLRDPESTGGVDEAYFAELIREVPVHVEELDGLLSAHLDRAIAEVDPVERAILRIGAYELCYRLEIGPRIVLNEAVELAKRYGGEAGHKFVNAVLDGVAKVVRAPGGRR
- the thiL gene encoding thiamine-phosphate kinase gives rise to the protein MDEFDLIEEFFTRPARHAEVVLGVGDDAALLTLAGAANTLAVTTDTLIEGVHFLPSAPGFDVGYKALAVNVSDLAAMGACPLAFLLSLTLPAVDRRWLAGFRDGLFALADAVGLDLIGGDTVRGPLAVTITALGTVAPGTALRRDGARPGDRVYVSGLLGEAALGFFLRAGRLSLPPEFQESVLARLDRPWPRIHEGQALIGIASAAIDISDGLVADLGHILKASGVGARLDLRRLPLSDAYDAAFPTLGYDPALVFGDDYELCFTVPPERVPALAGVASRLMCGLHYIGDIVAGAGLTLHDGQGAYTPARAGYNHFDDAGSL
- a CDS encoding phosphatidylglycerophosphatase A is translated as MMRDRFSVWWATGLGVGWSPRAPGTMGSLVALALWWPAGSWGLRLYAVLLAAAIIIGVPVTARAARVLGRQDPPMVVWDEVAGMGVALFAVPHQVLWFAVAFGLFRLFDIVKPFPIARLEALPGGYGIMFDDVWAGLYAALLVHGGLWMASGTP
- a CDS encoding CinA family protein, which gives rise to MDGKRHALIRTLAAAVGARLAAAGQTVTVAESCTGGLLAAALTDVPGSSAWFGYGFVTYAPEAKHRLLGVAWERLDGNTIVSEATALSMARGALAVSGADIAIGVTGIAGPTGGTPECPVGTVAIGWAADGWEHAATHRFTGDRSAVRAQAVVAALDGLQGRLGPAFPG
- the recA gene encoding recombinase RecA; the protein is MDVNKGKALSAALGQIEKQFGKGSVMRLGDAGEVSAVAAVPTGSLGLDMALGIGGLPRGRVVEIYGPESSGKTTLTLHVVAQAQKAGGTAAFIDAEHALDPAYAKRLGVNVDDLLVSQPDSGEQALEITDMLVRSGGVDVVVVDSVAALTPKAEIEGEMGDSHVGLQARLMSQALRKLTGNIKRSNTLVIFINQIRMKIGVMFGNPETTTGGNALKFYASVRLDIRRIGTIKRGEEVIGSQTRVKVVKNKIAPPFRQCEFDILYDQGVSKEGELIELGVASNLVEKSGAWYSYGGERIGQGKDNARQYLRDNPTIAADLEAKLRASFMTKPAGTSGDDLVPDGGDDV
- a CDS encoding regulatory protein RecX produces the protein MNAGREPASRYGLALLARRDYSRQELIERLCRRGYSAAEAADAAAELAASRALSDERYAAERVRGRVAQGMGPVRIVVELRAKGVSAEIIAAALAPEEGAWAARAAAARTKRFGMAIPEDRRERARQARFLQARGFRHEDIIFAVDAQQD